The Paenibacillus sp. FSL R7-0345 DNA segment CAACCAAGCAGACCACTACGTCGATCCGGATGACGGTGACAATCATCGTTGTAGCGCCCATTCTTCTGGTCTATCCGTTTTTTCAGCGGTTTTTTGTGAAGGGAATTATAATCGGGGCTGTGAAAGGCTAAGGCCAGGCGGGGCGCCGTTATAATACAAGATCACTACTTCAGGGGGGTTGTATATGAGTAAAAAGAATAAACGGCACAGTAAAACCGTATTTGCACTCGCAGCCTGTATGCTTCTGGGAATGACAGCTTTGAGCGGATGCGGCGGCAATTCAGGCAATCCGGGGGCAGCTAACGCAACCGATTCCGGGAATACGGCGAACCAGTCGGCAGATCCGGGGAACGGAACTGATCATAGCAAACCGCTTACCATTACCGTGTTTAACAATGCGGCCAATTATCAGGGAGAGCAGACAGGCTGGTACGGGAAGTTAATCAAGGATAAGTTTAATATTACACTCAATATTCTCTCCCCCCAGGTTGCCGGGGATCAGCTCTACAAAACAAGATCGGCATCCGGGGATCTCGGTGATCTGCTGATTATTGACAACAGTCAGCTGGAAGAGCTAATTCCTGCCGGACTTATTATGGATATTACGGATAAGGTCAAGAATACGCAGTACCTGTCCAAATATGTAGAGCAGCATTTCCAGCCTTTTAATGCAGCCTTTGACAAAGTGAATCCGGACGGTAAAATTTACGGCCTGCCGACCTTTGTAGCCGATACCTCGCCGACTACCTTTTCGGAGGAAATCCCTTATTCCAGCCCGCTCATGCCCTGGGATTATTATAAGGGGATCGGGGCGCCCAAGCTGAACAATCTGACTGATCTTTTGAACGCACTACAGCTTATGCATGAGAAATATCCGGCTACGGCTGATGGTAAACCAATTTCCCCTATCACGCTATGGAAGGATTGGGATAACGGGAGCATGGAGAACGTCCGTTGGCTGAGCAACTGGTACGGCTATGAGCAGCCGGACGGAACCTCAACCATACAGCTGAACGCCAAAGGCGACATCGTCCCGCTCATTGATGATAACAGCATGTACAAGAAAATCCTCCAGTTTTATTTTGACGCCAACCAGAGGGGACTTGTAGACCCGGATTCACCAACCCAGGACTGGAACAAGGTGTCCGAAAAATTGACCAATAAACAGGTGCTCCTGTTATGGTATTCATGGCAGAGAGGGTTCTATAACACGCCGCAAAGAGGCGCGCAGGGTGACGGAAATGTGGCTATTCCGATCGGCGACACCCATATTATTCAGAACAGTGATGCTTATTTCGGCAACGGACGCGTCTTTGCCATCGGCTCCAAAGCCAAAGATCCGGACCGTATTATGGAATTCATGGACTGGATGTCTTCCCCGGAAGGGCTGCGCTACTACACCAATGGTATGGAAGGCTTCAATTATGAAAAAACCGCGGACGGTAAATTTAAGCTGACTGAAGTCGGCCAGACCGCCTTCCAGGATAATACCCCTGTTCCCGACGAGTATGGCGGCGGCGGCTATCAGGATGGACAAAGCAAAATCAACAGCATGATTATCGGTGATTTTTCGGTGGATCCCGACACCGGCGAATTCTACAACAAGGACTACTGGAACGCAACAATAGAAGCTAATAAAACCACACTTACAACCGAATGGCAGAGTATGTTCAATGCCGTCAATCCGACTGATTATTATCAGAAAAATAATATGATTGATATTGTCCCTAATATCAATACGAGCCTCGGTACCGACTCCTCTGACATCAAGAATAAACGGAGCCAGATTTCCGATTATGTAAAGGATACCTCCTGGAAAATGATTTTCGCCAAAAATCAGACGGAATTCGACCAGCTGTGGACCAAGCTGAAATCGGATGTGAACGGTCTCGGCTGGACGGATGTGTTTGCCGCCGACACAGTGAAGGCCGAAAAAATCGTGAAATTGCGCGCAGAGGCAATGGCCAATAAATAAGCAGTAAACAAAGCAGGGCAGTGACTCCCCCGTTAACGGGAAATCACTGCCCTGTCTTCTTGCTTCATTAAAAGAGACGTTTAGCCAGCTGGTACAAGCCGCTTTTCCAGACAGGCCAATCGTGATCGCCCTGCTCCTCGACCCAGATATGCGGTACAGCATGCTGCGACAGGTACGCGTGTGTCCGGTCGCTGACATGCTTCAGCGAATCCAGATTCCCGCACGATATCCATAGCAGGCGAAGCAGCTCCGCAGTCCGCTTAGGCTCCGGAACCAGTACTTCCGGCTGTCTGGTGTTCGGCGCAGGAGAAAATGCCCCGACCCAAGCGAACTTGTCCAGATTGCCGAGTCCGATGTTCAAGGCCTGCCCGCCGCCCATGGATAATCCGGCAACGGCGCGGTGCAGCCGGTCCGTCCGGACCGGATAATTCGCTTCAATATAAGGGATAAGGTCCTGGAACAGCTCCGTCTCAAACGTCTCGAACGCCCGGATCTTCTCTTCATCAAAAATATCTCCCTCCGCCCGGTCATTCCACATGGCCCGGCCATTGGGAAAAACGACGATCATGGGCCTCGGCAGCTGGTCCGCATACAGATTATCAAGAATGGTCTGAGGCATGCCATGCGTGAACCACTCATTCTCATCTCCGCCGATCCCGTGCAGCAGATACAGCACATTGTATTCCTGATCAGCTGAATATCCGGGCGGCGTATACACCCTGGCTTGCCGGTTTCGGCCTACCGTTCCGGAATGATATTCTATTACCTGAATGCTCCCCCGGGCAATGGATTCCCGTTCGGAGTCAAATCCGGCCGGAGCCTCTGACACCTCAACATCCTGGCTGTTTCTGTTCATCGCTGCTCTCTCCTTTATTCAGCATAGATTATTCTATTCCAGGACAATCGAAGCCAGGCTGGCACTTCCATTACCGGTAAACGTGAAATACAGGGCCTGTTGTCCGTCAGGAATGCTGATTTCCGAGGCATATTCTGTCCAGACGTTGGTGAAGCCTACGGGAATATATCCCAGAGACGGTCCATCCCATGCTGTTTTCACTTCAAACACGCCCTGGCAATAGCCCCGCACCTTGATCCGGACCTTTTGAACACCCCGGCAATCAAAATACTTAAACCCTGCTGTAGCCGAATCCGTCATATTGGCAATATAACCATTCTCCTCATCGCCGTCGCGGCCATCCTGTGTAATTTTCGGGAATCGGCTGTCCATCCATGCCCCGGAACGGCCAAAGCCGCCGGTATACATTTCTTCAGCATTACAGAACAAGTGGCACGCCAGATAGGCCGGATATTCTCCTTTTCCTGCAAACGGTGCCCGGTTAGGACCACAGGATGTCATTTCGGCCTGGGGAATCGTTCCGTCTTCGAGGAAATGGATCGGCTCGATACAGCCCTGCCGGGAAAACGCAGTTCCATTGGTATGCCGGTGATAAAAGATGTACCAGGCTCCATCGACCTCTACGATGCTGCCGTGGTTATTACCGCCGTAATACATCGGTTTCGCAGCCGGCTTGTATGTACCGATATGAAGATCGCAGTTACTTACAATTACTCCCTGGTACTCGAAGTTCCTGGTGGGATGTTTGCTGGTCGCATAACACAGCTCATGCATGACAACCGAGGAATAGATGAGATAATAGGTATCTCCTCTCTTGCGGATAGAAGGCGCCTCAAAGAACGCATGTCCTTCAAAGCCGCTTCCGGTACTGTAGGGCTCACTCGGTGCGACAAATACAGGCTCTTCCCGGATAGTAAGCATATCGGGTCCTAATACCGTAGCCATGGCACCGCTTCTAGACTTATCTCCCGGAGCGCAAAACCCGGTATATAAATAGGTCAGTTCCCCTTCTGTAAGGACACCCGGATCGAACTGGGGCTCATCGCCCTCCCGTTCTCCGAGACGTGTCCCGTCGGCATATTTCACATGACCGTAGAAGCTGAATGTGCCGCAGGGCGTATCGCATACAGCCACAGAGACGATGGGGAGCTTATCAAGCACGTAATAGAGATAATAGCGCCCGTCAGGTCCGATGGTAACATCGGGGGCATACAGGCACATGCTTCCCTCCGGATTGAGCGGGTCATCCGTGGAATGGTAAATGACCCCTTCATACCTCCAGTCGGACAGATCCTCAGCCGGCGCAGACCAGCTGACATAATCATTCAGGCAAAACACATGTCCGTTAAACCGGTCATGCGAGCCGTAAATATACACTCGTCCGTCAAATACATAAGGCTCACCGTCAGGGATGTATTCCCATGAAGGAAGGTACGGATTCATTCCTTGTTTTTTTGCCAATGTCATTTCACCCTTTTTTAATAGAAGATATTAATAGACAATTCGATTATAGGTACACGGGAGGATTGAAGTCCATGACCTAAACCAAACTATCATTGACCTATCCTCATATCCTTATAGTCTTGTAAACAATGAAAAAAGCTGCCGGAAATCCGGCAGCTTTAATGGCAGGAAATAAAGCGGCTTCCTTCTTGTCAGCCCTTTACACCGCCGACCATCATGCCTTTGACGAAATATTTCTGCAGGAACGGATAGACCATAATGATTGGCACCGAGGCGACGATCGTCATCGTGGCCCGGACCGACAACGGCGTGACTAAACCCTGCTGCGAGCCGTTCGCTCCGTTGATCATGCCGTCCATGCCGGAGGTACCTGCGCTGGCCGTGGAATTCTGCAATATCTTCTGTAGCTCGTACTGCAGGGTGCTCAGGTTACTCTTCGAGGAATTGTACAGGAATACGTCAAACCAGGAGTTCCACTGATACACACCCGAGAATAAGGCTACGGTAGCCAGCACGGGCAGGGTAAGCGGAAGCACGATGCTAATGAAGGTTTTGAAATCGCCGGCACCGTCAATTTTTCCTGACTCTAGGATACTCTCGGGCAAATTTTCAATAAAAGAGCGGATAATGATCAGATTAAATACACCGATAAGGCCCGGCAGGATGTAGACCCAGAAGCTGCCGACGAGATTCATATCGCGCATCAGAAGGTAGTTTGGAATCAATCCGCCGTTAAAGTACATGGTCAGAATAAAGGCAATCGTAATGAATTTGCGCAGCACATAATCCTGCCGGCTGATGGTGTACGCCACCATGGCTGAACCCAGGACCGTAACAACTGTACCAATCACTGTGCGCAGTATAGAAATCAGGGTGGCATGAAAAATGGTTGCTTCTTTGAATACATACTGATAATTATCCAGTGTTAAAGCCCGCGGGAACAGGTATATCCCGCCCCTGATCGAATCCTGCGCATCATTTAAAGAAACAGCAAGTATATTAATGAACGGATAGAGTGTAACGATCATCAGCAGAATCATAAAGATAAAGTTGCAAATCTCGAATACTCTATCGCCCCTGGATGTCCGAATCCGGTTTCTTTTCTCCACTTCAAATCCCTCCTTCTTCGTCTAGAACAGCCTGGACTCACCAGCGCGTTTGGCAACGGAATTCGCCACGAACAGCAGAATAAAGCTGACGATCGTCTTAAACATGCCGGCTGCGATGGAAAGAGAGAAATTGCTTTGGGCAATCCCGTATTTCAGCACGAAAATATCGATATTCTCCGAATAGTCTACATTCATGCCGTTCCCCAGCAAATATTGCGGTTCGAACCCCGATTCCAGCAGATAGCCGATGTTCATTATAAGCAGTACGACAACAACACTTTTAATGCCCGGCAGCGTGATGTAGAACATCCGCTTGAACCGTCCTGCACCATCCATTTCTGCGGCTTCATACTGCGACGGATCGATGGTTGTCATGGCCGCCAGATACACAATCGTATTCCAGCCGATATCCTTCCAGACCGAGCTTGCCCCGAAGATTCCCCAGAAAAAATGCGGAATGCCGAGAAACAAAAATTCCTGCCCCTTGTCAATGAACCCTGCCCAGATCAGCAGCTGATTGATAATACCGTCCGGGGACAAGGTGGTTTGAATAATGCTTGCCGCTACCACCCAGGAAATAAAGTGGGGTAAATAGCTGACCGTCTGCACGATGCGCTTAAAGGCAACCTGACGGATTTCATTCAATAATAATGCCAGCACGATGGCGGTTAAAAAACCCAGAATAAGATTAATCGAGCTCATGGCGAGCGTATTGCGAAGCACCCGGAGGAACCGTTCGTCACCAAACAAAAATTTGAAGTGCGAA contains these protein-coding regions:
- a CDS encoding alpha/beta hydrolase-fold protein — translated: MNRNSQDVEVSEAPAGFDSERESIARGSIQVIEYHSGTVGRNRQARVYTPPGYSADQEYNVLYLLHGIGGDENEWFTHGMPQTILDNLYADQLPRPMIVVFPNGRAMWNDRAEGDIFDEEKIRAFETFETELFQDLIPYIEANYPVRTDRLHRAVAGLSMGGGQALNIGLGNLDKFAWVGAFSPAPNTRQPEVLVPEPKRTAELLRLLWISCGNLDSLKHVSDRTHAYLSQHAVPHIWVEEQGDHDWPVWKSGLYQLAKRLF
- a CDS encoding family 43 glycosylhydrolase, which gives rise to MTLAKKQGMNPYLPSWEYIPDGEPYVFDGRVYIYGSHDRFNGHVFCLNDYVSWSAPAEDLSDWRYEGVIYHSTDDPLNPEGSMCLYAPDVTIGPDGRYYLYYVLDKLPIVSVAVCDTPCGTFSFYGHVKYADGTRLGEREGDEPQFDPGVLTEGELTYLYTGFCAPGDKSRSGAMATVLGPDMLTIREEPVFVAPSEPYSTGSGFEGHAFFEAPSIRKRGDTYYLIYSSVVMHELCYATSKHPTRNFEYQGVIVSNCDLHIGTYKPAAKPMYYGGNNHGSIVEVDGAWYIFYHRHTNGTAFSRQGCIEPIHFLEDGTIPQAEMTSCGPNRAPFAGKGEYPAYLACHLFCNAEEMYTGGFGRSGAWMDSRFPKITQDGRDGDEENGYIANMTDSATAGFKYFDCRGVQKVRIKVRGYCQGVFEVKTAWDGPSLGYIPVGFTNVWTEYASEISIPDGQQALYFTFTGNGSASLASIVLE
- a CDS encoding carbohydrate ABC transporter permease gives rise to the protein MEKRNRIRTSRGDRVFEICNFIFMILLMIVTLYPFINILAVSLNDAQDSIRGGIYLFPRALTLDNYQYVFKEATIFHATLISILRTVIGTVVTVLGSAMVAYTISRQDYVLRKFITIAFILTMYFNGGLIPNYLLMRDMNLVGSFWVYILPGLIGVFNLIIIRSFIENLPESILESGKIDGAGDFKTFISIVLPLTLPVLATVALFSGVYQWNSWFDVFLYNSSKSNLSTLQYELQKILQNSTASAGTSGMDGMINGANGSQQGLVTPLSVRATMTIVASVPIIMVYPFLQKYFVKGMMVGGVKG
- a CDS encoding ABC transporter permease subunit; amino-acid sequence: MNTKTILATPEIKTDQQPAGLRLFLSKLVKQRVLVFMSVPFLIWLFIFKYLPLWGWTIAFQDYRPALGFWDQKWIGFSHFKFLFGDERFLRVLRNTLAMSSINLILGFLTAIVLALLLNEIRQVAFKRIVQTVSYLPHFISWVVAASIIQTTLSPDGIINQLLIWAGFIDKGQEFLFLGIPHFFWGIFGASSVWKDIGWNTIVYLAAMTTIDPSQYEAAEMDGAGRFKRMFYITLPGIKSVVVVLLIMNIGYLLESGFEPQYLLGNGMNVDYSENIDIFVLKYGIAQSNFSLSIAAGMFKTIVSFILLFVANSVAKRAGESRLF